The genomic interval TAagttttttctaataaaaagttGAGcaatttatttggatttttctttgccttccccttccccaggtcTTAATACCTCCCCAAACACCCAAATCTGATGTTCTAGAAACCCTATATTaagagctgtttaaaaaaaccttcccccccccccattattttattgttaaagTATAAGTCCCATAGATGTTGCCAAAGTACCTACACTAatggaatggaaagaaaattgagaatttttttaaaacaacactggggggaaaaaagaaaaggaacacagCCCAAAGCTCTAGATGTCTAATGCCTAGTTGATACATATTTTGTAAAGCATTGTGTAAGCTTTACTTGCATTGAAAAGGGGAGCTTTGGGGAAGTATTCTCTTCTAGCAAATAATACATGAGGAAGCATCTGCCAGATGTTTAGTGTATTTGGTTTATTGCTTCTATTCTTTTAGGCAAGAACATAGAAGATACTGGGAGGTGGGTTGCCTTATAACACAGACAATTTGCACTTGCTAAGAGTTAAACATTCAATTTGTTTTAAGCACTTAAGGTGCCAAAGTGGGCAGTATATTATGATTTATACAAGGACATAGAAGTTAGGTATGTAGTTTACGTTCACATATGATAAGCTTTTCCTAAAATTTTAGTTGATGATACCAGACAAAAGTAAAACGTAATTTGGAGTAATTGCTCTCTTACATAAAGTCCTTGGTTATTGCATGTTTCTTGCTTCTTGTAGTGGTAGTCTTTCTCAGATTTAGTTTTGTAGTGCTTAAGAAGAGTAGGTGGTTGTCTATTGGACGGTTTGGTTAGGGACTGAATTAcaagaacagctgaaaactaCATCATGATTTTAAATGCCAATTAACTCGGTCTGAATCTTTGCCTGAATTGCTGCCACAAAGGATTAATTACTTTTTGTCTCTTCAGTTTACTTCTAGCTTTTTCTCAAACAACTAtacaaagggtttttttgttttttttaataagaatgttCTTGGGATGATTTAGCTACTGGTAGTAGCTAAGAAATCATattaattactgaaaaatattttgtctcaAATCCTTTATAGTTGCGCATTGGCTTTGTAAAGATCATCCTAGTCCAGTCCCTTGAGCAACTATAGGGGACTTCGAGGCTGGAAGAACTATAAAGACAAAGTTGTATGCACAATGGCAAAGGCTaataaaaaatatgcatatgcTAAAGGAGATAGTCTTTCATCCTGTTTTTACTTGTATCAGTAGGTACTCTGCAGTTAGATCCAGTGGGGGTGGGACAGCACTGCAGTTTCTTGATGCAGTCAATGAGCTTGTTTGCTTGTtaaaaatttttgctttatagAAGTATTTAATACACGttaattatgtctttttttttcctacccccCCTGCAGCCATCTTGTTTGAATGTGTCCAGACAATTTATACAATTTATCCCAAATCTGAACTACTTGAAAAGGCTGCCAAGTGCATTGGAAAATTTGTTTTGTCAcccaaaattaatttgaaatacttaGGTAAGGATGCCTGATTTCAttaagatgtttttaatttggtcATAGTAGTATACATTCTCTTATATCACTTCCAATCACTTATACTCTAGGTTTAAAGGCTCTGACCTATGTTATCCAGCAGGATCCTAATCTGGCACTTCAGCACCAGATGACAATAATTGAATGTCTGGACCATCCAGATCCCATTATTAAAAGGGAGGTCAGtgaatttttaaacatcaaaaattaagttaatttttaagaTGGGCAGTAGGTTTTCTGAACTTAGTAGCGTAAAAGGCATATTATGTCTCAGTTATTGTGAGAGCAGTTGCAAACAACACTAGTGTGACAAGCTGTGTAGATAAGCGGTGTATTTAATTTAAGACTTGCCAAATAAAGACAGTTGCTCTATTTGGCATCATACCAAAGTGTTTCTGTTtgcctgcttcctttttttgagTCATCAGAGCcaattaaatatattcttttgctttctctttcagactTTGGAGCTTCTCTATAGAATTACAAATGGACAGAATGTAATTGTCATAGTTCAGAAGATGCTTGActacttaaaagaaagcaaagaagaataTGCTATCATCAACTTAGTTGGCAAAATAGCAGAACTAGCTGAGaaatatccttttatttttctgaactagCTGGGaaatatccttttatttttaaaactttggaGTCAGAGCTCAGGCAAATGTAGCATTTGTACCTTTCAAAGTATCTTTCATGATCTTTTGAAGTAGGAAGTGTTACAGCTGTGCTTTCCActctttcaaatgcaaaaaaaaaatatgcaacagAAAATGCATACAAAAATGACCACAGTGTTTCTTGTGTTTCACTGAGAGAAAGTAATGGCactcaaaatactttattttggCTTTGGAGTTTAACATTAAAAGCttgtggttttaaattaaaactttgaAGTCTTACACCGCTGTATGGAGAGAGATGCCGCAGTGCTAGATTGAGTGCTGTTCTGTAATTGTGGCAGTGATCTTCTTATCAGAGAACTCTTCATTGGTATATGGATTTTAAGAATAACACGCTcatagaaataaagaaaagattctTAAACTATGCCAAAAAGATGGAAGTTATGATTAGGGATTTGGCATATGGTGCATATTGCTGTTAGTTGTTGTCACTGCctgattttctgtgtgtattGTCTGATAATTTGAGTTGTAAGCTCTTTATAACAGAGAGCTACTTTACTATCCTATTTGTACACTGCTTGGCACAGAGTAGTGtacaaaaaaaaggtgtgttGTCATGCAGTATGCAAAAATAAGGCAATAATATTCATGTTTCTGTACTGTTGAAAAATTCCATTCAGTAAGTGTGCATTTTCAGGATTTATTTGAGGGAAGGCAGAAGCTAACTTCTGAAGTCAGCAAAGGCTgatcaaattttaaatatataaaaaaagcaattttgttttctgtggagtacttcaaaatgtttgttatttttcagtaaattaacAGCAAAACATTCCTGGAAAGAACAGCTAGTCTATCATTGATCAAGTGATTCTGTGTAAATGAACTCAAAAGATTATGCTGGAAAGCTAGCACAGAACAAGTGTGAACTTAAAATACAGTAGGACAGGTTTCCAGAGGCAAATGCTTGCGTGAACATGTCTGTTCCTACTGTATGAAGTCTACTTAAACtcttatttttaactctttaacATTTATTCATGTACAGCTTAAGATGTATTGATTGATAAGCCAGCAAATTGCATGTAATGGATAGCTATTAAGTTCATGCGCAGGCTTTTTCAACAGGGCAGTAACTTAAGACTTCTCTACCTGACCACCAGTTTTCATGAAGTTTACAGGAAACACTTTATAAAAGATACAGGAATATTTCCTCTTCAGTTAGATTGAGCTAATATTTGACTATCAGGCCCCCAACTTACTGGGGAGAGCAAGTTGGTTAGCTTATTTGTGGAAAATTTGTTTCCTTAGgaagcacacagaaaaagaaagaaaaagttacgCCTTAGCACTTAATTCCTTAATGTCTGGACACATATGCCCCTGACAATGAGTGGTTCATCCAAACAATGAATGCCGTGTTTTCAGTTGGAGGTGATGTTGTGCATCCTGATATCCCAAACAACTTTCTGAGGCTGTTGGCTGAAGGTAACTCCCTGAATGCTCTGAAGAATTAGACGTGTTCCTTaatcatgtctttttttcttaaaatgcactttgaaatatttgctgGGAGATGTTATTTGCATTTCAGGCAAAGTATGGTATTGCTTTCTGTCTAGGATTTGatgacagaaaagaagatgatCAGCTACGGATGTATGCAGTACAGTCTTATTTAGCATTACTTGAAGAGGAAGATGCATTGTATCCACAGAAATTCCTTCAAGTTATGAGTTGGGTAAGGTAGATGCATGGTCAAAATTGAACACACAGATATGAGGAAACTGTCAAAGGTGGTCatgttttttaactgttttatttttagtcatGAATATTCTATTTTTACTTGAAGCCAAGATAATATGCTGAAATCTATTTCTAGTGGCCTCTTTTGGTGCCTGAGGACTACTTAGCTTCTTATAGTTTGTGGAAAAGCTGACTTGCTCCCGTTAAGGCAGGTGATGATTGGAGTGGCTTGGTAGCCACATGAATCTGACTGCATGCTTGAGagcttttctgtcttcatcaGAATTAGGCCAGATGTGGTTGTGAATTGCATTTTTAGCCTTGCAGGTGACTGCTCAAGTGCTATGCTAGTATTGTCTGGTACTTGGGTAAGCTTCAGCTTCCACCCAAGGAAGAGGCTGTGGTATGAGCAAATCATGTTTTGTAAGGGCCTAATTACTACGTTTAGCTTTCTTTTCAAGACAgctgtttgttgttgttttgttttttttttttaagaagctaaAAGTTGGAGTCTGCTGAGGTAAACACAAAGATGGATTCAAGCCTTTGACATTTAAAAGCCAAATGgtaaagaattattttagaaCATGTTTAAATAATAGTTTCTTGAATGTGAGGTGGATTTTATTGTGTTGTTATTTAGTACTACATTCTAATTTCAAAACTGAACGTACTGCTCTGTGTGACTAAATGCATAGTTTGTCTGCTCTTTGTGAATAGGTGTTGGGTGAATATTCCAGCCTTGTTACAGATGTTGATCCAGAAGTTATTTTGACAAAGCTACACAGCCTGCTGAAGAAGACTGTTATTACTTCCGAAACTAAAATGTGGATAATGGCTGCAGTCACCAAGATAGCATCACATACCTCCTGTTCGAAAATAGTTGACAGACTAATCCAGGAATTCAGCAACTCTCTAGATACCTGCATGAGACAATATGCCTTTGAATTGAAGCATCTGTGTGAAGACAAAGCACTGATGAGAAACTTGCTTCCATTTGATGGTAGTTGCAATGACATGGTGGTAAGACATCTGTAATGTGTGTTCTTCATGAACCTCTTTGTAGTTTGAAAGGGTTGAATATTTTAGTAACGAAGTGTTTTCAGAATGAATAATACTGGTGCCAGTCTTTAGTCTGCTTAAAGTGAGTTTTCAGAAACATACTTTTTCAGGCATATATGATGAATCGTAATGTTCTGTACTGAAAGATAAAGAACCATGGTGTTTAGTTAGTAAGCTGGAGTAGCTTTTAACAAAATTATGATTTCatacactgatttatttttttgttttttttctttttttttttcaaaagacaagtTAGGCCTGCTTTAGTGCTATGGTACTGCTTTTTTATTCAAAGGGTTTGCCTCCTGTTTAGAAACTACTGATCTTTACACTGAAATGTCCATaataaatgatggaaaataGTATTGTTATTGCTAAGGTTTTtgaattcagtattttcatataATGTTAGGATCAACTATTTCGAGAAAActtcactctgcttttttttttctttttttcttgtttagagaaaaaaaatcaatagtgGAGGAGATAATTTAAGTTATAAACTTCTAGCTCAAAGTCCATTTCAACATACTTGCTTAacaatttctgttaaaacagcAGCTTTACTGGTAGATGTGAGACAGAAGATCCTGATTCGCTGATGAGACACAATATTCTTTGGTAACATCAGGCTCATgtgtagaaaatatttttattgctttctcacttttcttAATTCTGTGTAGGTAGATGCTTCCTTATCTTTTCTGGATGGATTTGTGGCTGAGGGACTTGGTCGTGGTGCAGCACCATATAAGCCTCATCACCAGAGGCAAGAGGAGAAACTTTCTCAGGAAAAAGGTGACTGTTAGTTTACTGCATTTATTAAATAGCTGGTACATTACCTGAtaagtagtaataaaaaaatctaagtgTACAGttaatattatttcttaaagTAATGTTATCTTAATCTTAATACGTCTCTTGTCTGTAGACTTAGCTAAGTTCAACTTAGCTTTTGGTTCCATGTCTGTCTAGCTGGTATATGTAACTGTTCATTTATCATAGGTTGCTGTTCTGCAGATGAGAATGTTTCACTACAATCTCTGCTGGTCTATGGGATTTGAAGTTTATGGGGATTAtgaaagtgaaagcaaagggtTCCTAACTTTACTATACTGAGCACTTAGTCTTGACTGTGGAATTATAATTTGCAATAACAACCATTATGAACTTATTTTATGACACAAATCTTGGGTTTCTTACCTAGTGTAGGTACAGATAAGACAGCAGTatgtacttttatttattaaaaaatacaccaaaacTTTAGCTATAGTGCACTTATAAAATTTTTTTGCCATAGAAATACTCGTTTATTATAGGCAGTCACATAAGGATTTCTTTTAGATGCGTCTGAATGATTCTCTTTGAGGTTGGAAAGCTTTTCGAAAGCATTCTTCAGCTTTACTGTTGAGGAATTAGAAAAATTAGTCTTGTACACTGCATTATGTAcaattaaattcttatttttaaaagattattttgactGTGCAGGTTAATGCATACAATAAATAATATTGCCCATTTGCTTGCGTGTGTAGCTTGGCAGAATTTAACACTTTTCTGAGATAATTATAAATTGAGTATTACAGCTACAGCCTCCACTTTAAGCCTGctagaaaattcaaaattttggtGGAGAAATTAACAAGGTCAAATATGTTGAAACTGAATATTCTATACTGTTTTTTCCATGCATGTAAAGCCTGTTGAGGGGTACAATCTATTGTATGTCAGATTGAGCTCATAATAGTGCTTCATACTGAGGTGTTGAGAACGAAATTAGTGGTCTGTACTGCTGAAGAACATCCATTTAGCACTCTGGTGTTTGCAGTGTTCTTACAATTTTGCAGGAAAGCCATTGTAGGAACTGAATTAtgaattgctgtttttttcttagttaaTCACAAGTACTGATTAGCATCTTCCACTGGCTCATAAATGTTCTAAGAGGTAAGATACAGGTGAGGTagaatattcagaaatattctAGAAAGGGAGTCCACTGAGTTTACTGAAATTCTTTGTTTATAGATGACTAAATTTACAGATTGGTAGAGTTTGAATATCTTTGTGGATGCTGTTTATCACAAAGCCCCTTGGATCTCTGTTCCTTCTTGCTTCTTTATGGGACAGGACACTTCCTTAGCACTGCCTCCTCCTTTATCAGGAGACCTCTCATCCCAGATGCCCAACAGCTTTGCCCTGCTCCTTCATTTtgctgggaagaagaaagtgtAAGGCTGAGGTGGAAATGAGGGAAAGGGACTGTACCCCTTGATATTTCCAGGGCTGCAAAGGAGAGTGCGCTCTGCTTCGCATGTAACAATGACTGTTCATGTTATAGtccaaaacaatttttagaaGCCATTCAAACTACATTTTGATTCGTAAAGCATAGTTAAGGTGGCTGGTTCTGAATCCTGATTTGCAAGTCTTAATGAAAGTGATTTATCACCCAAGGTGTCAATTATGTTTGCAAAGCAGGCAGTGGTATATGGATGTAATGCTGTGGACTCAAAATGTTATTTAGGGTCATGAACAAATGGAAAAGCTCACTTATTTAGATCCAATATAGTACTTCTGTCTACAAATACTAACTGTTGGCAGATGTTTTAGTGATATGCTGTAAAGTCactatttctgtttaatttcagtatttaaaaccaaatacCAAATGAATACGTGTTTTAGATAAATCCTCAGTGtgtctaaaaaaaattatttgagaacagaaacatccatttttaatgagaatagGTTCCTGAATGGGAAACCCGAGAAGGGCAGCAGTACAgcatatatattttcagaaaacggatttctttcttacctttttATGCCTCATTGTAATTTTAAGATCATGTCTGTCTTGCAGCTCTGAATTTTGAACCTTACGGATTGTCATTTGTTTCAAGTGTGTCCTCATCTGGTGTCACCGGCAGACAGTCCCCCACTGGTTTATCTTTTGGTTCTGATACATCTGGTAATAGTGCTGAGACAGGGCATAAAGAGTGAGTTAATTTGTGTTTGAAATGAAGTACGTTTAAGCTTCTGTTCTTGTTAGTATCACgtgtctttgttttttcattacGTGGAACTAAAAAGAGTACAGTTGAACTTGGAAACCTCTATCatgtcagaagaaattcagatgacattttctttgaaataactagaaaaaaagCTAATGCAGTTAGACTGTTCTTCCGCTTTCTTCACAAACTACAAATCAAGTTATAGTTAATGCAGTAAAATTGGTACAGGATTACCTGATGATGACAtgatttaagtattttttctccggcttctttctttttcttacaggcTATGCTTACTTTTTATGGGCTTACAATAACGTACCtttaaaggaaacttttttttagataaaactGAGGCTAAGATTCACAGTGTAAGATACTCCTGAAATTTAGAATACTACAAATAAGTTCAATATCCATAGTTTCATACAAATAACTTCCATTTATACTCTGGTAAATCAGTATGAGGGAAATGTTGGAAGCTTTTTCAGATTCTTTAACCagtttgtgtaagaaatttgaGTGAGGCTTTTAGGTGTAGGACATGCAGCATTTAGCCTGTGTCTGTTCAGTCAGCTGCTAGAGTTCAGGCTGTCTGAGAACATGAATGCTTgtcataagaaataaaaatgctttctagGTCTATTCTAATTTTCAGTCTCttacattaaattattttttaaggaatcAGCTATAGTACTATTTAAATATACTTATTGATTCCCAGAATCTTTCTCCCAGGGAGAAAGATAGATACCATGTTGCTTgtattcacttaaaaaaaatattcaaatacattATAAATGTAATCTGAAACTCTGGATGGAGTTGGCAAACACAGTCTACTACTGGCTGCAAGTGTCTAATGCTGACTTAGTATAGGTCTATACTTAGGACTACATAGCCTAGTCCAAGTTTGCATTTGCAGggtgttttaaaagtaatgaatGACATCGCTAACATAGAACTTCATGCAGATGCAAAAGCGTTCATTTATATTCTACTACTCTCTGTGTATATCAAAGTACCAAAGTTGTGAATGGTGTTTAGAGTGTTGTCATGTTTTTATGAATGTGATGTTCATATGGTTGATActgctttggtttgtttgcctttttagGACAAATACTCTGAAACTTGAGGGAGTACGCAGGCTATGGGGAAAAGAAGGCTAtcttccaaagaaagaaaataaagtagggaaagaaaatgagccACAAACTGTTTCTTGTGGCAGCTTATTAGGAGGACAGGTGGGTGATCCTCCTGCATTGCGGTCTGATCAAGTTGCCAGCCTCTCTGAGGAAgacaaagagaagcagcagttaGCATCAACTTTGTTTATTGGGCTAGGATCAAATGCTGGTGTAAGTCTGGTAAGTGGTTCTTTTGAGACTTAGCAGTTCAAACTTTATATATTGCCTTATTTACAAGTACAGATATTTATATGCAAATGGAGATCAAATTAGTGTTGTGgtaaaatgagggaaaaaacaCCGAGTCATTGAAAAACTATTGAAAGTTACTTTTTTAGTCTGATAATTTGTTAAGAACCTGAAATGGATTGGATATTACTTGATGAAACAACCTCTGGAGCAGATCTGATTCAGTAACTAGAACTTCCTGTTTACATGTTGCACTTCAAGTTTTAGTCTCAGTTTTCCCTAACAACTGTTTCTTGACCCAACTTTCCAGAGCTGTTGGCATTCATTTGGCAGTAAGGCTAGAGTTTGACGCCCTATATCAagaccattttttatttatgtatgttaATACACAGAACATTAAAGAATTCACCATTATGTAATCTTTTTAAGACTGGCATTATTATATTAACCAGCTCAAATCTTGGCATTTATCACTGGTTCAACCAGAAAATGTTTACCTGTGATTGCTTTTTAATAGCTTTCAGTTTATGTTTTAGAGAAGCTGGAGTCATTCTTGCATTATAGGCTAATCCGATACCCTGtgagaaatataacaaaagccCATTACTGGATTCATTCAAATGTTTGGAATCTATTTGTATTTGTCATCTGAATTGATTCCTTGCTTATTTGTCCTTGCTCACTACGTTTCATGCTGTTAACAGTAACACAGCTGGGTGCTAGAAacttccccacccccccttttttttttctttttccttttcagatggGGAAAGCGGACACAGCTACTCAgaagttcaaaagaaaatcaaagataAATGAAACTCAAAGTAGTGAGGAGGCATCAGACTTCCAAAATAGTGCTGCTTCAGATTTTGGTCCCTTACTTGATACGGTACCTATTAACATGGAAGACTGTGAGGGAGATATACGCACAAGGTTAAGGAAAGCCTCCCTGTGTTCTTCAGATATTGTAGAAGATAATTTAGCATTTGAAACACCTCAGTCCCTAAAAAAGTCTGGGCTGGACGACAGACTTCCGGATAGTAGGCTGTCACAGTCGTCTTTGTTTGCTGACAGTAATATTGAAATTTTTCAGCCTTCTCAAAATGCTCAATGTGAAAGTGCCAGTAAAACACCATTGGTCCCTTGCTTATCAGAAGAGCTAGAAGAGCTCACTCACTCTGAAGTAGTGGAACTTTGTCAGAGTGATGCCTTAGCTCTGTATTTATGTAAGGTGTGGACAGATGACTCTCTGTTGCTCGTTGtctttgtttcaaataaaaccACTTCTGCACTTAATGCTGTGAACTTAGTGTTTGAAGAAGCAGAACATTTTCAGGTAAGAAACTTTGTTTCCATTATAGTTCAGATTCACTTGGAACTTCTTGCTTTTCGCTTGCATTTAAGTGTgcagtatttgttttaatgtaatAGCGACGCCTGTTTCCCCAAGCATTTCCTTAAAACCTGTGGTAAGGCTATTACACACATCCTGAAGGGTGGTGAAAGAAATCTCGATACTAAACTTGGTGTCATTTGGTATAAAAGTTAGCATCTCACTTTTTTAATTCACCTTGATTTAATTTCCTACTGCTTGCCTCCATATAACAAATATATATGATTTTTCAATTCTGAATTCAGCTTCTGCCTGGTGTTTAAGACTGAATGCAAACCTAACCAGTCAGAATGGCATGACTTGAGTTGCCAAAGAAATCACTGTGTAACTTGTTTTGTCTGGATGTGACTATTGGGCTTGTGCATTCGTTCGTATTTATCTGATAGGCAGATGTGATGCAGTTTCTTCCTTCACATAAAATTTCTGTAAGCTTGCGTCaagttttggtgttttgttgtttgggtttttttttcccaaagacatCAGTCATATTTCATTCTTGTTCTCCTGCATTCAGTTGATGGTGGAGAGGAGTTGGTCAGTTTATTTTTTGACATCGGCTACATGTGGGATTTAACTATGGTTGGTAAAAGCATGTGATAATGTTgattgaaatttcatttaagtaATTGGAAAGCTATTTAGGAATTGCCTATCAGCACGACTATCCACAGATTTTGCTGAAAGAAGCACAGAATTGTGAAACCTTAGAGACACTTAGCAAGTGGTAACTGCGTAAAGAGAATTAAGCAGAATGTTTCTTTTAGAATTGACTTAATCAAGGAACTGCTAATCGGTTACGAagtctccttccttctcatttcTGGCTTGAATCAAACCTGTCATGGCATTGATAGAAAGTGGGCatctcatgtttattttttttcttgtaattcaCTTAAGTTTCCACACAGGCCATTACCACAGATACAATCTGTGTTACTAGTTTGTTTGAAGAGGCCAGGAACTGCtgagtaattttgaaattatccTTGTTAGTAGGGATGATTTCTCAACTTCTTGCTTTTAGTGTATAGCCTGGGGTATGTTGCAGTGTTGCTTGCTCTTGTATATTACTTTATTTTGGGACTGAACTACCGAATTCAGGTTCTTGGTCATCAGTTCTTGGCCTCTCTGAGCAATTattcggggcgggggggaaagcCAACTGGCAGAAAGAGTTCAATTTCTTTGGTGTTCTCATTGTCATAGAACTTTTGTAATGTTAATGATTGATTTATCCTCGATGAGAGCTGAGAAATGGTAGCTCTGTTCACTTGCTAAA from Aquila chrysaetos chrysaetos chromosome 5, bAquChr1.4, whole genome shotgun sequence carries:
- the AP4E1 gene encoding AP-4 complex subunit epsilon-1 isoform X4, giving the protein MQSSLPSKEIFWRKELDLQSTNLVEVCMALTIVSQIFPREMIPAVLPLIEDKLQHSKEIIRRKAVQALYKFYLIAPNQVQHIHDKFRKALCDRDAGVMAASLHIYLQMIKENSSGYKDLTGSFVTILKQVVGGKLPIDFNYHSVPAPWLQIQLLRILGLLGKDDPRTSELMYDVLDESLRRAEINHNITYAILFECVQTIYTIYPKSELLEKAAKCIGKFVLSPKINLKYLGLKALTYVIQQDPNLALQHQMTIIECLDHPDPIIKRETLELLYRITNGQNVIVIVQKMLDYLKESKEEYAIINLVGKIAELAEKYAPDNEWFIQTMNAVFSVGGDVVHPDIPNNFLRLLAEGFDDRKEDDQLRMYAVQSYLALLEEEDALYPQKFLQVMSWVLGEYSSLVTDVDPEVILTKLHSLLKKTVITSETKMWIMAAVTKIASHTSCSKIVDRLIQEFSNSLDTCMRQYAFELKHLCEDKALMRNLLPFDGSCNDMVVDASLSFLDGFVAEGLGRGAAPYKPHHQRQEEKLSQEKALNFEPYGLSFVSSVSSSGVTGRQSPTGLSFGSDTSGNSAETGHKETNTLKLEGVRRLWGKEGYLPKKENKVGKENEPQTVSCGSLLGGQVGDPPALRSDQVASLSEEDKEKQQLASTLFIGLGSNAGVSLMGKADTATQKFKRKSKINETQSSEEASDFQNSAASDFGPLLDTVPINMEDCEGDIRTRLRKASLCSSDIVEDNLAFETPQSLKKSGLDDRLPDSRLSQSSLFADSNIEIFQPSQNAQCESASKTPLVPCLSEELEELTHSEVVELCQSDALALYLCKVWTDDSLLLVVFVSNKTTSALNAVNLVFEEAEHFQILESTAYQFPVIEAQNVECCQKRVWMDKICTQGILSGSVNYQSEMETRLEFSITLSLVDFIRPMEMTTEDFGKLWLSLSNDVKQNIRMSSSQDSLPAALSTLQQKLKLHIVDIIGNEGILACQLLPSVPCLLHCRTHSGMLALWFRSPCSALPDGLLYQCQKVMEES
- the AP4E1 gene encoding AP-4 complex subunit epsilon-1 isoform X6, with the protein product MALTIVSQIFPREMIPAVLPLIEDKLQHSKEIIRRKAVQALYKFYLIAPNQVQHIHDKFRKALCDRDAGVMAASLHIYLQMIKENSSGYKDLTGSFVTILKQVVGGKLPIDFNYHSVPAPWLQIQLLRILGLLGKDDPRTSELMYDVLDESLRRAEINHNITYAILFECVQTIYTIYPKSELLEKAAKCIGKFVLSPKINLKYLGLKALTYVIQQDPNLALQHQMTIIECLDHPDPIIKRETLELLYRITNGQNVIVIVQKMLDYLKESKEEYAIINLVGKIAELAEKYAPDNEWFIQTMNAVFSVGGDVVHPDIPNNFLRLLAEGFDDRKEDDQLRMYAVQSYLALLEEEDALYPQKFLQVMSWVLGEYSSLVTDVDPEVILTKLHSLLKKTVITSETKMWIMAAVTKIASHTSCSKIVDRLIQEFSNSLDTCMRQYAFELKHLCEDKALMRNLLPFDGSCNDMVVDASLSFLDGFVAEGLGRGAAPYKPHHQRQEEKLSQEKALNFEPYGLSFVSSVSSSGVTGRQSPTGLSFGSDTSGNSAETGHKETNTLKLEGVRRLWGKEGYLPKKENKVGKENEPQTVSCGSLLGGQVGDPPALRSDQVASLSEEDKEKQQLASTLFIGLGSNAGVSLMGKADTATQKFKRKSKINETQSSEEASDFQNSAASDFGPLLDTVPINMEDCEGDIRTRLRKASLCSSDIVEDNLAFETPQSLKKSGLDDRLPDSRLSQSSLFADSNIEIFQPSQNAQCESASKTPLVPCLSEELEELTHSEVVELCQSDALALYLCKVWTDDSLLLVVFVSNKTTSALNAVNLVFEEAEHFQILESTAYQFPVIEAQNVECCQKRVWMDKICTQGILSGSVNYQSEMETRLEFSITLSLVDFIRPMEMTTEDFGKLWLSLSNDVKQNIRMSSSQDSLPAALSTLQQKLKLHIVDIIGNEGILACQLLPSVPCLLHCRTHSGMLALWFRSPCSALPDGLLYQCQKVMEES
- the AP4E1 gene encoding AP-4 complex subunit epsilon-1 isoform X5, with product MAGSRMLADLQSTNLVEVCMALTIVSQIFPREMIPAVLPLIEDKLQHSKEIIRRKAVQALYKFYLIAPNQVQHIHDKFRKALCDRDAGVMAASLHIYLQMIKENSSGYKDLTGSFVTILKQVVGGKLPIDFNYHSVPAPWLQIQLLRILGLLGKDDPRTSELMYDVLDESLRRAEINHNITYAILFECVQTIYTIYPKSELLEKAAKCIGKFVLSPKINLKYLGLKALTYVIQQDPNLALQHQMTIIECLDHPDPIIKRETLELLYRITNGQNVIVIVQKMLDYLKESKEEYAIINLVGKIAELAEKYAPDNEWFIQTMNAVFSVGGDVVHPDIPNNFLRLLAEGFDDRKEDDQLRMYAVQSYLALLEEEDALYPQKFLQVMSWVLGEYSSLVTDVDPEVILTKLHSLLKKTVITSETKMWIMAAVTKIASHTSCSKIVDRLIQEFSNSLDTCMRQYAFELKHLCEDKALMRNLLPFDGSCNDMVVDASLSFLDGFVAEGLGRGAAPYKPHHQRQEEKLSQEKALNFEPYGLSFVSSVSSSGVTGRQSPTGLSFGSDTSGNSAETGHKETNTLKLEGVRRLWGKEGYLPKKENKVGKENEPQTVSCGSLLGGQVGDPPALRSDQVASLSEEDKEKQQLASTLFIGLGSNAGVSLMGKADTATQKFKRKSKINETQSSEEASDFQNSAASDFGPLLDTVPINMEDCEGDIRTRLRKASLCSSDIVEDNLAFETPQSLKKSGLDDRLPDSRLSQSSLFADSNIEIFQPSQNAQCESASKTPLVPCLSEELEELTHSEVVELCQSDALALYLCKVWTDDSLLLVVFVSNKTTSALNAVNLVFEEAEHFQILESTAYQFPVIEAQNVECCQKRVWMDKICTQGILSGSVNYQSEMETRLEFSITLSLVDFIRPMEMTTEDFGKLWLSLSNDVKQNIRMSSSQDSLPAALSTLQQKLKLHIVDIIGNEGILACQLLPSVPCLLHCRTHSGMLALWFRSPCSALPDGLLYQCQKVMEES